In Metopolophium dirhodum isolate CAU chromosome 5, ASM1992520v1, whole genome shotgun sequence, the sequence TTGGGCACGAACACGTGCCGACAGAGTGCTCGGTGGTAAGCTcgaggtatataattataatgacgacaataactatacattatttaattaatacaataaaaacgtGCCCGAAAGATAAAACGCAGcgtcataatttttaattacgcCAAAGGGGCTAACTCTGTATAAATTAATCACAcgttataatatcttaaatttaatataataattttagtttccaTCAAAAAAATTACAGCGTGCGTGTGTTTGTGTATGAACTTAGAGGGGTGAGAAAAGAGTAAAagtgatgaaaatataattcaaaatctaAGCGTAAAATATCACTGTAGATTTTCTGTAGGCTCTAAACGTTGGTACTTGGTATATTTATTCCATGTCAATTCGATTAACAACATCCTTTATGCAGTTAACAaagcatttatttaaaattgattctgGATAAAATAGCtagatatttgttttattattaaatgtctaAATGCATATAACGAACGATACTATCATAGACAGTTCTCAAACGgcgagtatatataatatttaagcacAGATACTCATATACTaggttttttagatttttttttacaggccactaaaagttaaaatatactttgTCCAGCGTGAGAACACTTAGTGGCCCGACGAAAATCGGTTCTTCTGCGCATCCCCATGCATCCTCCTGCCATAGTGTAACTGGTTTAGATGGTAGGGGGATCTCGTGTGGATGCGCAGAACCAGATACATGCGGGAATTAAACGTTAAtgggaaattaatttttatattccaaaaGCATAAAAACGTATATCGATCTTATGAGTGTCTtgcaaagtataaaaaaaataaaaatgtccacTTACAAACGCCATTTCGCAGGTTATGTGTCTAGCAACCGTCGATGAAGAGTCTGCTGAGTTGTACAGAGCGGTCAGTGAGAATAAGATAGGGATGGTAACACAAATGATCACCAACAAAGGACTCGAAAAAGCGTCGAGACAGTTGCACATGTCACCGCTTAGAGCGGCTGACATGAACCCGACGAcggacgatgatgatgatgccGATGTCACTGCCACCGCCGCCGAGGAACAGAAGCAACACTGCCTCCCACGTCCATATCCGCGTGCACCTGCTTACATGGCACCGGAAGTAGATTATACCGGAACAGGTGAACGGCCAGTGGAGATGTCACAGGCTGAGGAAAACCTGCCAGTATTTGGGAACGTCGATAGTCCATCCACGAACTATGACGGTCAAGAGTTTGGAAACTATCCCCGCAGCTCGAAATCGGTTTCCGAACGTCCGAGGGGCAGACGTGCACCTACTTACGTGGCACCAGAAGTAGACAATACCGGAACAGGTGAACGGCCAGTGGAGATGTCACAGGCTAAGGAGGATCTGCCAGTATTCGAGAATGTCGAGAGTCCATCCATGATCTATGGCGGCCAGGAGTTTGGACTGTTCGGAGACTACCCCCGCAGCTCAAAATCGGTTTCCGAACGTCCGAGGGTCAGACGCGTCAAGTCTCAGAAGAAAAGGCTGGAAGACTAGTCCGATGGTTGTGTCCCAAGTATAAATTCCTATGACCAACGAGCGGTTATCATTATACGGAATAATCCTATACgattttatatataactataaaacacaaaataaatcaataaaaaaacccCTTTACAACTACTTTGATacttatctaatataatatataatattttaacttagaaCTTGACTTACATAATCAATACATACAGTATtgggcttatctagataaataataagtgattgttatactgaataatattatatactatacggataacaatctataatataatgcatataaataagtttattttgtctgtgaaaaataaaatacagaaataataatttacaaaacaaaataacaatggtacaataatttatttattttatgattacctAAATACCTGAAGACCAtaagtcaaaattaatttacgtaaatacataataatatattattataatgtatcaagttacattttaagtttttagacTACATATACgtcataatgtttt encodes:
- the LOC132945383 gene encoding uncharacterized protein LOC132945383 isoform X2, whose protein sequence is MIIYPFIGPITDDQVDIFRVLEKVMCLATVDEESAELYRAVSENKIGMVTQMITNKGLEKASRQLHMSPLRAADMNPTTDDDDDADVTATAAEEQKQHCLPRPYPRAPAYMAPEVDYTGTGERPVEMSQAEENLPVFGNVDSPSTNYDGQEFGNYPRSSKSVSERPRGRRAPTYVAPEVDNTGTGERPVEMSQAKEDLPVFENVESPSMIYGGQEFGLFGDYPRSSKSVSERPRVRRVKSQKKRLED
- the LOC132945383 gene encoding uncharacterized protein LOC132945383 isoform X1, whose protein sequence is MRRSIAVVAAGRGLTILWVFATAQVMCLATVDEESAELYRAVSENKIGMVTQMITNKGLEKASRQLHMSPLRAADMNPTTDDDDDADVTATAAEEQKQHCLPRPYPRAPAYMAPEVDYTGTGERPVEMSQAEENLPVFGNVDSPSTNYDGQEFGNYPRSSKSVSERPRGRRAPTYVAPEVDNTGTGERPVEMSQAKEDLPVFENVESPSMIYGGQEFGLFGDYPRSSKSVSERPRVRRVKSQKKRLED